The Arthrobacter burdickii genome window below encodes:
- a CDS encoding alkene reductase, which yields MKLFSPLTLGTLELPNRVVMAPLTRVRSGDAGIPGDIVVEHYRQRASLGLIVSEGTYPSHAGQGFPGQPGLVEDEQLAGWKRVTDAVHADGGRIVAQVMHAGRVTHPDTNGGYEVVAPSAVAIEGTTRTSTGKQPYPVPHALTAEELPGIIEEFVTASRKAIDIAGFDGVELHGANGYLLHEFLSPESNQREDAYGGSPEKRAQFVIELVTAVAAEVGAEKVGLRISPAHNIQDALETDAADVLATYGTLVDALAPLKLAYLSVLHAEPTGALIQDLRKRFGGPFLINSGFGLITNREEAIAILEDGVGDAVVVGRPAIANPDLARRWRENLPENEPNPATFYSTGPEGYTDYPFYDSSGSSN from the coding sequence ATGAAGCTGTTCTCCCCCCTGACCCTCGGCACGCTCGAACTCCCCAACCGCGTTGTGATGGCGCCGCTCACGCGCGTCCGCTCGGGCGACGCGGGCATCCCCGGCGACATCGTCGTCGAGCACTACCGCCAGCGGGCCTCCCTCGGGCTCATCGTCAGCGAGGGAACCTACCCCAGCCATGCCGGGCAGGGCTTCCCCGGGCAGCCGGGACTGGTCGAGGACGAGCAGCTCGCAGGCTGGAAGCGCGTCACGGACGCCGTGCACGCGGACGGCGGCCGCATCGTCGCGCAGGTCATGCACGCGGGCCGCGTGACGCACCCCGACACCAACGGCGGCTACGAGGTCGTGGCCCCGAGCGCCGTCGCCATCGAGGGGACCACGCGGACCAGCACGGGCAAACAGCCCTATCCGGTGCCGCATGCCCTCACCGCGGAGGAACTGCCGGGCATCATCGAGGAGTTCGTGACGGCCTCGCGCAAGGCGATCGACATCGCCGGATTCGACGGCGTCGAACTGCACGGAGCGAACGGCTACCTGCTGCACGAATTCCTCTCCCCCGAGTCCAACCAGCGTGAGGACGCCTACGGAGGATCGCCCGAAAAGCGCGCGCAGTTCGTCATCGAACTCGTGACCGCGGTGGCAGCTGAAGTCGGAGCCGAGAAGGTCGGCCTCCGCATCTCGCCCGCCCACAACATCCAGGACGCCCTGGAGACCGACGCCGCCGACGTCCTGGCGACGTACGGAACGCTCGTCGACGCCCTCGCACCGCTGAAGCTCGCGTACCTCAGCGTCCTGCACGCCGAGCCGACCGGGGCCCTCATCCAGGACCTCCGGAAGCGCTTCGGCGGACCCTTCCTGATCAACAGCGGCTTCGGACTCATCACCAACCGCGAGGAGGCCATCGCCATCCTCGAGGACGGCGTGGGAGACGCCGTCGTCGTCGGCCGCCCGGCCATCGCGAACCCCGACCTCGCCCGCCGCTGGCGCGAGAACCTTCCGGAGAACGAACCGAATCCGGCCACGTTCTACTCCACCGGACCTGAGGGCTACACGGACTACCCGTTCTACGACAGCTCGGGCAGCAGCAACTAG
- a CDS encoding MFS transporter, producing MSGIRMGTASGRWILVATVLGSGIAGIDATVVNVALPTIGRDLGTNFSAMQWMVTGYTLTLASFILLGGALGDRFGRRRVFVVGVIWFAVASLLCGLAPDAGLLIAARALQGVGGALLTPGSLAILQAAFSGEDRARAIGAWSGLGGVATAIGPFLGGWLVESVSWRWVFLINVPVAAVVVWIAVRHVPETRDPGATGGLDLAGAALGALALAGTTYALIEAPDQGMGSAGVLASGLLGLAAAAAFLAVERRTENPMLPLGIFGNRQFRAANAVTFLIYAVFGGIFFLLVVHLQVVAGFSPVASGTAMLPITALMLALSPRAGALSSRIGPRIPMAVGPLICAVSLVLMLRIGAEASYLRDVLPPVIVLGLGLSLLVAPLTSTALSSVPERQAGLASGVNNAVARAAGLIAIAVLPAAAGLTGDAYDNPRTFEAGFATACLLGAGVLAVGGLLAAVSIRNPGVPEADHPRHCAVGGTPAAPGALREARGGQGGHPRT from the coding sequence ATGAGTGGAATCCGGATGGGAACGGCCTCCGGGCGATGGATCCTGGTCGCGACAGTCCTGGGTTCGGGTATCGCCGGCATCGATGCCACCGTCGTCAACGTGGCCCTGCCGACGATCGGGCGGGACCTCGGCACGAATTTCTCGGCCATGCAGTGGATGGTCACCGGCTACACCCTGACGCTCGCCTCCTTCATCCTGCTCGGCGGGGCGCTGGGGGACCGGTTCGGGCGGCGGCGCGTCTTCGTGGTCGGTGTCATCTGGTTCGCCGTCGCCTCCCTGCTGTGCGGGTTGGCTCCGGACGCCGGCCTGCTCATCGCGGCGCGTGCCCTCCAGGGCGTCGGAGGGGCCCTGCTCACGCCGGGCAGCCTCGCGATCCTCCAGGCCGCCTTCTCGGGTGAGGACCGCGCGCGGGCCATCGGAGCGTGGTCCGGCCTGGGGGGCGTGGCCACCGCCATCGGGCCCTTCCTCGGGGGATGGCTCGTCGAAAGCGTCTCCTGGCGCTGGGTCTTCCTCATCAATGTCCCCGTCGCGGCCGTCGTCGTCTGGATCGCCGTGCGGCATGTTCCCGAGACCCGCGACCCGGGCGCGACGGGCGGGCTCGACCTCGCCGGGGCGGCCCTCGGGGCGCTCGCGCTCGCCGGCACGACCTACGCGCTGATCGAAGCGCCCGACCAGGGCATGGGTTCGGCCGGAGTCCTCGCGTCCGGGCTCCTGGGACTCGCCGCGGCCGCAGCCTTCCTCGCGGTGGAGCGGCGCACCGAGAATCCGATGCTGCCCCTGGGCATCTTCGGCAATCGACAGTTCCGTGCGGCGAACGCCGTCACGTTCCTCATCTACGCGGTGTTCGGCGGCATCTTCTTCCTGCTCGTCGTCCACCTGCAGGTCGTGGCGGGTTTCAGCCCGGTGGCGTCCGGCACCGCGATGCTCCCGATCACGGCGCTGATGCTCGCCCTGTCGCCGCGCGCAGGAGCGCTCAGTTCCAGGATCGGCCCCCGCATCCCGATGGCGGTCGGTCCGCTCATCTGCGCCGTGTCGCTGGTCCTCATGCTGCGGATCGGCGCGGAGGCGTCCTATCTCCGCGACGTGCTTCCGCCGGTGATCGTGCTCGGCCTCGGGCTGTCGCTGCTCGTCGCACCCCTGACGTCGACGGCGCTGTCCTCGGTGCCGGAACGCCAAGCGGGGCTCGCCTCCGGTGTCAACAACGCGGTCGCGCGGGCGGCGGGCCTCATCGCGATCGCCGTCCTGCCGGCTGCCGCAGGTCTGACAGGAGACGCCTACGACAACCCGAGGACCTTCGAGGCCGGATTCGCTACCGCATGCCTTCTCGGCGCCGGAGTACTGGCGGTGGGTGGACTCCTGGCCGCCGTCAGTATCCGGAACCCCGGGGTGCCGGAGGCCGACCACCCCAGGCACTGCGCCGTCGGCGGCACCCCGGCGGCTCCCGGCGCCCTCCGCGAGGCGCGCGGCGGCCAGGGCGGGCACCCTCGGACATGA
- a CDS encoding NAD-dependent epimerase/dehydratase family protein, with amino-acid sequence MAGPATLNVAVTGSNGKLGRSVVRGLREAGHTVVELDQHGERSPSFLRIDLRDYGQVADAFQGVDDKYEALDAVVHLGAIPAPGLQADAATFHNNMTATYNVFQACRRAGIKRIVYASSETVLGLPFDTPPPYIPVDEEYPARPESTYSLVKHLEEQLAIELARWDPELSITALRFSNVMDPEDYAEFPSFDADATARKWNLWGYIDGRDGAQAVEKALQNAAPGFDRFLIAAADTVMSRASADLAAEVFPGVEVVREVGEHETLLSIDKARRILGYEPRHSWRDRD; translated from the coding sequence ATGGCGGGCCCTGCAACGCTCAACGTCGCGGTCACCGGCTCCAACGGCAAGCTCGGACGCAGCGTGGTGCGCGGCCTCCGCGAGGCCGGCCACACCGTCGTCGAACTGGACCAGCACGGGGAGCGCAGCCCGTCCTTCCTCCGGATCGACCTGCGCGACTACGGTCAGGTGGCCGACGCGTTCCAGGGCGTGGACGACAAGTACGAGGCCCTGGATGCCGTGGTGCATCTCGGTGCCATCCCTGCGCCCGGGCTGCAGGCCGATGCCGCGACGTTCCACAACAACATGACGGCCACGTACAACGTGTTCCAGGCGTGCCGGCGGGCCGGCATCAAGCGGATCGTCTACGCCTCCAGCGAGACGGTGCTCGGACTCCCGTTCGACACCCCTCCTCCGTACATCCCCGTGGACGAGGAGTACCCGGCCCGGCCCGAGAGCACGTACTCCCTGGTCAAGCACCTCGAGGAGCAGCTCGCCATCGAGCTGGCGCGCTGGGACCCGGAACTGAGCATCACCGCCCTGCGGTTCTCGAACGTCATGGACCCCGAGGACTACGCCGAGTTCCCCTCCTTCGATGCCGACGCGACTGCACGCAAGTGGAACCTGTGGGGCTACATCGACGGCCGCGACGGCGCCCAGGCCGTGGAGAAGGCCCTGCAGAACGCGGCGCCCGGCTTCGACCGCTTCCTCATCGCTGCCGCTGACACCGTGATGAGCCGTGCGAGTGCGGACCTCGCCGCGGAGGTGTTCCCCGGCGTGGAGGTGGTCCGGGAGGTAGGTGAGCACGAAACGCTCCTCTCCATCGACAAGGCCCGGCGGATCCTCGGGTACGAACCCCGGCACAGCTGGCGCGACCGCGACTAG
- a CDS encoding aldo/keto reductase family protein — translation MDFRYLGNSGFKISEITYGNWLTHGSQVENDVATQCVRAALDVGITTFDTADVYANTAAETVLGEALKGERRQSLEIFTKVWGPTGPKGHNDVGLSRKHILESIDGSLQRLQTDYVDLYQAHRYDHETPLEETMQAFADVVRQGKALYIGVSEWTAQQIRDGAALAKDLGFQLISNQPQYSMLWRVIEGEVVPTSEELGLSQIVWSPVAQGVLTGKYRPGQQPEQGTRASDDKGGADMIKRWMSDDVLTGVQKLAPIADGVGLTMAQLAIAWVLQNKNVASAIIGASRPEQVESNAAAAGVTLEDDVLKAIDDAIGDLAETDVAKTVSPETRPA, via the coding sequence ATGGACTTCAGATACCTCGGCAACAGCGGCTTCAAGATCTCGGAAATCACCTACGGAAACTGGCTCACGCATGGATCGCAGGTGGAGAACGACGTCGCGACGCAGTGCGTGCGCGCGGCGCTCGACGTGGGCATCACCACGTTCGACACCGCGGACGTGTACGCGAACACGGCGGCGGAGACCGTGCTCGGCGAGGCGCTGAAGGGCGAGCGCCGGCAGTCCCTGGAGATCTTCACGAAGGTCTGGGGACCCACGGGCCCCAAGGGCCACAACGACGTGGGGCTCTCCCGCAAGCACATTCTGGAATCGATCGACGGCTCGCTGCAGCGACTCCAGACCGACTACGTGGACCTCTACCAGGCGCACCGGTACGACCACGAGACGCCGCTCGAGGAGACGATGCAGGCCTTCGCCGACGTCGTGCGCCAGGGCAAGGCCCTTTACATCGGCGTCAGCGAGTGGACGGCCCAGCAGATCCGCGACGGCGCCGCCCTTGCGAAGGACCTCGGTTTCCAGCTCATCTCCAACCAGCCCCAGTACTCGATGCTGTGGCGCGTGATCGAGGGCGAGGTCGTCCCCACCTCCGAGGAACTCGGACTGTCCCAGATCGTCTGGTCCCCCGTGGCGCAGGGCGTCCTGACCGGCAAGTACCGTCCCGGGCAGCAGCCCGAGCAGGGCACCCGTGCCTCCGACGACAAGGGCGGCGCCGACATGATCAAGCGCTGGATGAGCGACGACGTCCTCACCGGTGTCCAGAAGCTCGCGCCCATCGCCGACGGCGTAGGGCTCACGATGGCGCAGCTCGCGATCGCCTGGGTGCTGCAGAACAAGAACGTCGCCTCGGCGATCATCGGGGCCTCGCGCCCCGAGCAGGTGGAGTCGAATGCCGCCGCTGCCGGCGTGACGCTGGAGGACGATGTCCTGAAGGCGATCGATGACGCGATCGGCGACCTCGCGGAGACCGACGTCGCAAAGACGGTGTCCCCCGAGACGCGGCCGGCCTGA
- a CDS encoding lipid II:glycine glycyltransferase FemX codes for MADFSARFATTTEQQDWDALVTSNPGGGNVLQSAAFAEVKSHHGWRPRFLVLEGPDSTSYNLILEKRVPLLGSLWYLIKGPAVTEAGHVPAAVRAVADLARREGHRVFAIKVEPDLVDGPEVRELFRAAGLVKTFNLQPNDSTAILDTTPDSNQLLRNLHSRGRNAVRRAMREGVEVRRMEPTQETFRAMYSLMSHIEDRSAARMRSFEYYSRFWQNFVDAGQGRFYFVHEDGEPSVGAFVINYGSKGTYKDGGSRPGRTQYGDSHLVQWRAINDLKDEFGIVEYDFCGTPPSDRLKDTDHPHHGLGLFKTSFTKTVTDFVGCYDFVVSGWKYRVWNTIAERVARQVYWRRTHQPFY; via the coding sequence TTGGCCGACTTCAGCGCCCGTTTCGCCACCACGACGGAGCAGCAGGACTGGGATGCGCTGGTGACGTCCAATCCGGGCGGCGGCAACGTGCTCCAGTCCGCGGCGTTTGCGGAGGTCAAGTCGCACCACGGGTGGCGGCCCCGGTTCCTGGTCCTCGAGGGTCCGGACTCGACGAGCTACAACCTCATCCTCGAGAAGAGGGTGCCCCTGCTCGGGTCCCTCTGGTACCTCATCAAGGGACCGGCGGTCACCGAGGCGGGCCACGTCCCAGCGGCCGTGCGGGCCGTGGCCGACCTCGCCCGGCGCGAGGGGCACCGCGTCTTCGCCATCAAGGTGGAACCCGACCTCGTGGACGGTCCCGAGGTGCGCGAGCTCTTCCGCGCCGCGGGCCTCGTCAAGACGTTCAACCTGCAGCCGAACGACAGCACGGCCATCCTGGACACCACCCCGGACTCCAACCAGTTGCTGCGGAACCTGCACTCGCGGGGCCGCAACGCCGTCCGCCGGGCCATGCGCGAGGGCGTCGAGGTCCGGCGCATGGAGCCGACCCAGGAGACCTTCCGGGCGATGTACTCCCTGATGTCGCACATCGAGGACCGTTCCGCGGCCCGCATGCGCTCCTTCGAGTACTACAGCCGTTTCTGGCAGAACTTCGTGGACGCCGGACAGGGCCGTTTCTACTTCGTGCACGAGGACGGCGAACCGTCGGTGGGGGCGTTCGTCATCAACTACGGGTCGAAGGGGACCTACAAGGACGGCGGCTCCCGGCCCGGGCGGACACAGTACGGCGATTCGCACCTCGTGCAATGGAGGGCGATCAACGACCTCAAGGACGAGTTCGGGATCGTCGAGTACGACTTCTGTGGAACTCCGCCGAGCGACCGGCTCAAGGACACCGACCACCCGCACCACGGCCTGGGGCTCTTCAAGACGAGCTTCACCAAGACCGTCACGGACTTCGTCGGCTGCTACGACTTCGTGGTCAGCGGCTGGAAGTATCGTGTGTGGAACACGATTGCGGAGCGTGTGGCGCGCCAGGTGTACTGGCGCCGCACGCACCAACCGTTCTACTGA